TTGAACAGAAAAGCTCACTCCATTTAGTGCATTTGATTTACTTCCACCGTGTTTTGAACCATACACCTTTTTTACATCTCTAACTTCCATTATATTCATTAATATTTCCTCCTGTATTTGACTTCAGTTAGATTGTATATGTATGAGTTTAAGGTGGATTTAATATGATCTTAATTTCATCTTAAGTTTGTTTGACTTTACTCCGTTTCAATTATTGGTATAAGAAAAGATAGCAAAACCTTAGCACAAGGTATTTGCTATCTTTTCAGTTTTGGTTTTCTCATTAGAAAAACAATAGTGAATAGGCAGTCAATTTTATTTACTTTCTCACTGGTCTGATATACTTAAAAAATCGTTCTGGATCATAATACAAATAAATTATTCTACCGGGAGAAGTATCAAAACAGTAACTAGTGCCAGAAAAATCAAAAGTTGCCATTGCCTTTTCAATCTTTTCCTCCACACTACGATTTTCCTGCTCATAATCGAATGGCCCATGTTCAAAAACAATATACTCGGATTCAGGAACATCAATCATAAGCATTTGTGGTGGTACTTCGCCTTTATAATCAATAGGAAGACGTACTCCATAACACTCTGTACGTGGAATACTCCAATCGCAAAGTCTGCCTTCCGGATCATTAATGTACGCCATAATCTGACCGCTGCCGCTGTTAGATTCGCTCCCACCATCATCATCCAATTTGCCCTTGATACTATCCAGTAAGCCGCAGATTGTTTCGCAGTCCTGTCCTGGAATAAGACTTTGCTTTTGCCAAAAATCCCAATATCCATTACTCTCATAGTTTTTAATGTGCAAAAATTTGTGTGCGGGAATGGTTACAAAATAAATTTTAACATCATCTGTAGATTTTATCATACCAATCTCTCCCAATCCTAAAAAGTAGCGGTCGAAAGTGCTTATTTTTGTACGAAGAACGACAGGATTAGGCTTTTTTCTGTATTCACTTGGAGTTACCCCATATGTCCTCTTGAAAGCTCTGGTAAAAGCTTCATGTGATGAAAAACCATAATCAAAGGCAATATCCAAAATGCTTTTTTCACTATCCCGAACCTCTTTTAGTGCAAAGGCTAATTTTCTATGCCCTAGATAATCCCTAAATTGCATACCCGATACTTCTTTGAATTTCCTCGTTGTATAAAATTCAGAATAACCCAGCCTTCGAGAAAGAAAGCATAGTGTCAAGGCTTCATCATTATAATTTTTAATACATTTGTCAATTTCATCAACGATTATTTGAATTTGCTTCTGCCACTCGTACATTCGTCTGTTCACCTCGTTTCAACCGTCCTACACATTTATTATAAAGAAGTAAAGAGATTACCGCTTGATTTTATTTGCTGTTATTTTATTTTTCTCTTTTAAGTTCTGCATCTTTGCTTATTTTCACCGTAATCTTCATGCTAAATCCCCATATTTTCATTTCTATCATAAATATTATATACATTATATTTACTATCCCAAATATATCTTTAATTTGATTATTATGTACATTTCTACAGAAAACTAGATTTCCTCTAAATTATGGTTATAATGCATAAAATAACAAATCTAATTTACATATATAGAATCATCAAAATTAAACCTCTAAGGAAGTAGAAACTATTGCCTTTTCTTTGAGAAATGTTGTATATAAAATGTATATTATTGATATTAGTAAAAGCAATCACAAATATTTTCAAAGCTAAACAAAAATACCACAAGGTTCAGCTTGAATAATGTGGTGTTCAATTAAAATATTCAATTTTTATAATCGATTCATTAAAAAAGACAATTGTTTATGCTAATCTAATATTAGGTCAAGTGCTCATTGAAAACTAGGTCACTTAACGAAGAAATTATGATATCCTATTAGCAATATGCTAATAGGAGGATAGCGGGAAGTGATTAAATTGTTACAGAAACAGAAAATTATTTTAAAACACATTGAAGGAATGAGCAATAGAGCCATTGCAAGGGAGTTACATATTAGCAAGGATACCGTCAACAAGTATATTAAAGAATATCAGAATCAAAAGTCAGAATTACTACAAACTAATCCAGAAATGGACCCTTCAGAGCTTATTCAAGCAATTGTAGAGAAACCTAAATACAATTCTGATGGACGCAGACCTACTAAAGTAACACCTGAAATGATGGAGGAAATTGAAGTCCTTTTAGAACTCAACCGTAAAAAACGTGCAGAAGGAAGACAAAAACAAACTCTCAAGAAACTTGATATACATGAAGAATTGTTAAAAAAAGGGTTTAATATAAGTTATGCCACTGTAAAACGTCTTGTAAAAGAGATATGTGAAAAACACAAGGAAGCCTTTATTCGCCAGGAATATGATTATGGTGACGTGTGTGAATTTGACTGGGGAGAAGTTAAACTTAATATAGGTGAAGAAGGCTTTAAAAAATATCAGATGGCAGTATTTACTGCTGCTAAAAGCAACTATCGCTTTGCAATGTTGTTTAAATCACAAGATACTCCAGCATTTCAACAGGCACATGCTGATTTTTTTGAACACTGTCAGGGTTCTTTTAGAAGTATGGTTTATGACAATATGAAAGTTGCAGTTAGAAAGTTTGTCGGGCCCTATGAAAAAGAACCAACAAAAGCTCTTATGGGACTCTATATATATTACGGATTCAATTTTCGATTTTGCAACATTGCTGCTGGAAATGAGAAAGGACATGTAGAGAGAAGCGTTGAATTTGTAAGAAGAAAAGCATTTAAAATTAAGGAATGTTTTGACTCTATTTCAGATGCTAACAAGCATCTATTAGAATGCTGTATGCAGATAAATAGTAAACCTATTTCTAATGATACAGTTCCATTAGAAGTATTTCATCAGGAAAAAATGCATTTAAATCCACGCTTGCCTATATTTGAAAGCTGTATTGCCCTAGAATATAGAGTAGACAAATATTCGACTATTATAATAAGTCAAAATCATTATTCAGTACCTGATTTCCTTGTTGGGAAAATGCTGCTAGTTAAAGTATATACAGATAAAATTGTTATTTATCATGAAAATATCATTGTTGCAGTTCATAAAAGAAACTATCTTAATCACAGCTGGAATATTCAGCTCAAACATTATCTTAAAACTCTATATAAAAAACCAGGTGCCCTACATAAAAGCACAGCACTGCTTCAAGAGGACACCAAAATACAAAACATATTCAACAAATATTATAGCAAAGATGCAAAAACATTTCTAGAAGTTTTAGAGATTATCTATGAAAGAGGTGTTGATGATGTTGCCAGTGCCTTAATAAAATTAGAAAGAATATCGCCACTGGATATGAGTAGAGATAAAGTGATGGCTATTTGCGATTATACTTCACAAACTAAATACAGTACTAGGAAAAACTATACAGATACCCTGTCGGAAAAGTCAAGGACAAGCCTTTCTTTGTACAATAAGCTTGCTAATCTACAATTTGAAAGGACGGTATAGGGATGAAAATAAAATTCAATGAAGAGATTAAAGAATTCTGCAATATACTCAAACTCAGAGGAATACATGACCACTTTGAGGAAGTTATTGAGGAATCCAGAGATTATGAAGAATTTTTGCACAAACTACTGCTGCTTGAGATTGATGAAAAAGATAAACGTGGAGTTGAGTGCCGGATACGTAATGCAAAGTTTCCATATAGAAAATACCTTGATGATATTGACATAAAATATCTGCCTGAAGGTATGCAGAAAAAGCTTCCTGAACTCAGTACTCTGGCATTTATAGAAAAAGGTCAAAACGTAATTTTAGTAGGTAATCCAGGTACAGGTAAAACGCATGTAAGTATAGGACTAGGTATAAAAGCTTGTATGGAAGGATACAAAGTGTTGTTTACCACTATTCCATTGCTAATAACTAAGCTTAAGGAATGTAACAGCCAGAAAACATTAACTTATTTTGAACGTAGATTTGAAAAGTATGACTTAGTAATAGCAGATGAACTTGGATATATTTCTTTTGATAAAGAAGGTGCTGAGCTGCTTTTTACAAATCTTTCTTTAAGGGCATCAAGAAAATCAATAATAATAACCACCAATTTATCCTTTGACAGATGGGAAGAAATATTTGCTGACCCAGTTATAACAAGTGCTATGGTAGACAGGCTTACACACAAAGCACATATCATAGACATG
The genomic region above belongs to Clostridium sp. AWRP and contains:
- the istB gene encoding IS21-like element helper ATPase IstB, translated to MKIKFNEEIKEFCNILKLRGIHDHFEEVIEESRDYEEFLHKLLLLEIDEKDKRGVECRIRNAKFPYRKYLDDIDIKYLPEGMQKKLPELSTLAFIEKGQNVILVGNPGTGKTHVSIGLGIKACMEGYKVLFTTIPLLITKLKECNSQKTLTYFERRFEKYDLVIADELGYISFDKEGAELLFTNLSLRASRKSIIITTNLSFDRWEEIFADPVITSAMVDRLTHKAHIIDMTGDSYRLHESLSQC
- a CDS encoding helix-turn-helix transcriptional regulator, whose translation is MYEWQKQIQIIVDEIDKCIKNYNDEALTLCFLSRRLGYSEFYTTRKFKEVSGMQFRDYLGHRKLAFALKEVRDSEKSILDIAFDYGFSSHEAFTRAFKRTYGVTPSEYRKKPNPVVLRTKISTFDRYFLGLGEIGMIKSTDDVKIYFVTIPAHKFLHIKNYESNGYWDFWQKQSLIPGQDCETICGLLDSIKGKLDDDGGSESNSGSGQIMAYINDPEGRLCDWSIPRTECYGVRLPIDYKGEVPPQMLMIDVPESEYIVFEHGPFDYEQENRSVEEKIEKAMATFDFSGTSYCFDTSPGRIIYLYYDPERFFKYIRPVRK
- the istA gene encoding IS21 family transposase, which translates into the protein MIKLLQKQKIILKHIEGMSNRAIARELHISKDTVNKYIKEYQNQKSELLQTNPEMDPSELIQAIVEKPKYNSDGRRPTKVTPEMMEEIEVLLELNRKKRAEGRQKQTLKKLDIHEELLKKGFNISYATVKRLVKEICEKHKEAFIRQEYDYGDVCEFDWGEVKLNIGEEGFKKYQMAVFTAAKSNYRFAMLFKSQDTPAFQQAHADFFEHCQGSFRSMVYDNMKVAVRKFVGPYEKEPTKALMGLYIYYGFNFRFCNIAAGNEKGHVERSVEFVRRKAFKIKECFDSISDANKHLLECCMQINSKPISNDTVPLEVFHQEKMHLNPRLPIFESCIALEYRVDKYSTIIISQNHYSVPDFLVGKMLLVKVYTDKIVIYHENIIVAVHKRNYLNHSWNIQLKHYLKTLYKKPGALHKSTALLQEDTKIQNIFNKYYSKDAKTFLEVLEIIYERGVDDVASALIKLERISPLDMSRDKVMAICDYTSQTKYSTRKNYTDTLSEKSRTSLSLYNKLANLQFERTV